The following coding sequences are from one Shewanella violacea DSS12 window:
- a CDS encoding pirin family protein, which yields MEILTKSDLREGGFAGLKEHQFVMDKKAFGPNRNPQAWDGLGNFVYLADARFMPKGETRMHGHKEVDVISVMVRGRINHEGSLEHGQMMNAKQAQVQRAGGEGFSHNEVNPDSEENQMIQLWVLPDRQGEKAGYKLYSPKIGELTRIYGGEIEQDQTFDSHTLISVANLETGHSVEQATASLVYVSDGEVEIDGARIEAGTLVRSHGFTLVALTCAQVIVIHES from the coding sequence ATGGAAATTTTAACAAAATCAGATCTCAGAGAAGGTGGTTTTGCGGGATTAAAAGAACATCAGTTTGTGATGGACAAGAAAGCCTTCGGTCCAAATCGTAATCCACAAGCATGGGATGGTTTAGGAAATTTTGTTTACTTGGCCGACGCGAGGTTTATGCCCAAGGGTGAGACAAGAATGCACGGCCATAAAGAGGTGGATGTGATCTCTGTGATGGTAAGAGGGCGCATCAACCATGAAGGCTCTCTTGAGCATGGTCAGATGATGAATGCCAAGCAGGCTCAGGTACAGAGAGCGGGCGGGGAAGGTTTTTCACACAATGAGGTCAATCCTGATAGTGAAGAGAACCAGATGATCCAGCTTTGGGTTCTTCCCGATCGCCAGGGAGAAAAAGCCGGCTATAAGTTATATAGCCCTAAAATCGGTGAGCTGACACGGATCTACGGCGGGGAGATTGAACAAGATCAAACCTTCGATAGCCATACGCTGATAAGTGTCGCCAATCTGGAAACGGGTCATAGTGTCGAACAAGCTACAGCAAGTTTAGTCTATGTCAGTGATGGCGAGGTTGAGATTGACGGAGCACGTATTGAGGCTGGTACTCTGGTGCGAAGTCATGGGTTTACGCTAGTGGCGTTAACCTGTGCTCAAGTCATAGTGATCCATGAAAGCTAG